In Flavobacterium cerinum, one genomic interval encodes:
- a CDS encoding TonB-dependent receptor plug domain-containing protein, with protein MRLKILFAFLFLSQLLLAQNDTIRLNEVVVSDVQLRDNTVTQTVLKLNDSIIQQNQPALTSLLNYNSVIYFKENGYGMVSSASFRGTTAQQTAVLWNGININSQLLGQTDFNTVTTRDFNSISVKSGGGSVIYGSGAIGGTVHLNTEFQFREAFQNELYLGYGSFNTINTQYRLNTGNKKWNTQISFSRNSSDNDYPFIGTDEKNTNGAYYNSTVNANIGYKINAKNVLKIYSQFYEDERHFSITSENAIRTKYRNINSRNLLVWTNNAGAFTSNVKAAFLKERYQYYDNIENDNFSFGAVQTFIAKYDLVYAISENMKLNAIFDYTINDGEGEGIGEAKRKIGSGVVLFKHKVSNAFTYEVSGRKEITDAYQSPFLFSAGATYGITNWYKLKVNGSHNFRIPTFNDLYWKPGGNLNLRPEGAYQADFGQEFTFGGFQLTATAYYMKIKDMLRWLPTSEGYWAPVNTDKVQSYGAELLLDYTRKFGSHELGIKGTYAYTVSEDENTGKQLIYVPYHKTTGSLSYSFKNFAAYYQALYNGEVFTLSDNDPKYMVKDYLVSNFGIDYRIGKKNTYRLGAQVRNLTNEKYESVASRLMPGRNYNVTLTLIF; from the coding sequence ATGAGATTAAAAATACTTTTTGCTTTTCTGTTTCTGAGCCAGTTACTATTGGCCCAGAATGATACTATTCGTTTAAATGAAGTAGTCGTTTCTGACGTGCAGTTACGGGACAATACTGTTACGCAAACGGTATTAAAACTGAACGATTCGATTATTCAGCAAAACCAACCGGCTTTAACATCACTTTTAAACTATAATTCGGTTATCTATTTTAAAGAAAACGGATACGGAATGGTTTCGTCTGCCTCTTTCCGCGGAACGACAGCGCAACAAACTGCTGTTTTGTGGAACGGGATTAATATAAATTCACAACTTTTAGGACAAACGGATTTTAATACGGTGACCACACGTGATTTTAATTCCATTTCAGTAAAATCAGGTGGCGGAAGTGTGATCTACGGTAGCGGAGCCATTGGCGGGACCGTCCATTTGAATACCGAGTTTCAGTTCCGGGAAGCTTTTCAAAACGAATTGTACCTGGGATACGGAAGTTTTAATACGATTAATACACAATATCGCTTAAATACAGGGAATAAAAAGTGGAATACCCAGATTAGTTTTAGCCGAAACAGTTCGGATAACGATTATCCGTTTATCGGAACAGATGAAAAAAATACGAACGGTGCTTATTATAATTCAACTGTCAATGCTAATATCGGATATAAGATCAATGCTAAAAACGTATTGAAAATATACAGTCAGTTTTATGAAGATGAACGCCATTTTTCAATTACTTCCGAAAATGCGATACGAACAAAATACCGCAATATAAACAGTCGGAATTTATTGGTTTGGACAAATAACGCCGGAGCTTTTACCTCGAATGTCAAAGCAGCTTTCTTAAAAGAGCGTTACCAGTATTATGACAATATTGAAAATGATAATTTTTCGTTTGGAGCAGTACAAACGTTTATTGCCAAATACGATCTGGTATATGCGATTTCGGAAAATATGAAGCTGAACGCAATTTTCGATTATACAATTAATGACGGTGAAGGAGAAGGAATAGGCGAAGCCAAACGAAAGATCGGTTCCGGAGTCGTATTGTTTAAACACAAAGTATCGAATGCTTTTACCTATGAAGTAAGCGGAAGAAAAGAAATTACCGATGCTTATCAAAGTCCGTTTTTGTTTTCAGCCGGAGCGACGTACGGAATTACAAACTGGTATAAATTAAAAGTAAACGGGTCTCATAATTTCCGTATACCGACCTTTAATGACTTATACTGGAAACCGGGAGGGAATCTGAATCTCCGACCGGAAGGTGCTTATCAAGCTGATTTCGGACAGGAGTTTACCTTCGGAGGATTCCAGTTGACCGCTACGGCTTATTATATGAAGATAAAAGATATGTTGCGCTGGCTTCCTACGAGTGAAGGATATTGGGCGCCGGTAAATACGGATAAAGTACAATCATACGGTGCTGAGTTGTTACTGGATTATACCCGTAAATTCGGAAGTCACGAGTTGGGAATAAAAGGGACTTATGCTTATACCGTATCGGAAGATGAAAATACCGGAAAACAACTGATTTATGTGCCGTATCATAAAACAACCGGATCTTTGTCTTATAGTTTTAAAAATTTTGCTGCTTATTATCAGGCACTTTATAATGGTGAAGTATTTACTTTATCCGACAATGATCCGAAATATATGGTAAAAGATTATCTGGTTTCCAACTTTGGAATCGATTACCGTATCGGGAAAAAAAATACGTATCGTCTGGGCGCTCAGGTGCGGAACCTGACGAATGAAAAATATGAAAGTGTTGCCAGCCGTTTGATGCCAGGCAGAAACTATAATGTAACCCTAACTTTAATTTTTTAA
- a CDS encoding YncE family protein: MKWNKMKWSSVIILLLLSLTFASCSKSEELVVETPLEAYDNGIFMLNEGNFMTPNASVSFLSNDFQDFQASIFSAVNPGKTLGDVAQSMTLYGDKAFILINNSNKIEVVNRHTFASLGTITDGLSQPRYSAVLNGKLYVTNAVSKAVTVYDAETFSKISTISLGVTVEKIVAVSGKVYVQNAAFGSGNTISVIDVNTNTVTPLTLTDGVNSMEVKGTQLYVLCGNQNESVLYTINTANNQIAATKTFPASLSNARNMDIDGDVIYFTKGNGVYRMNSNNTVINETPVFTVADNDFSTFYGFAAINGRIYVSDAKGFVSRSSVTVYTNSGMVLVQKETGIGTNGFYLNN; encoded by the coding sequence ATGAAATGGAATAAAATGAAATGGAGCAGCGTAATTATACTGCTCCTTTTGTCTCTGACTTTTGCTTCTTGTAGTAAAAGTGAAGAATTAGTGGTGGAAACACCTTTAGAAGCATATGATAATGGTATTTTTATGCTGAACGAAGGTAACTTTATGACTCCGAATGCTTCTGTTTCTTTCCTTTCGAATGACTTTCAGGATTTTCAGGCTAGTATTTTTTCAGCAGTAAATCCCGGAAAAACATTAGGAGATGTTGCTCAGAGTATGACACTTTACGGTGATAAAGCTTTTATTCTAATCAATAACTCTAATAAAATTGAGGTTGTTAACCGTCATACGTTTGCATCATTGGGAACGATTACGGATGGATTAAGTCAACCCCGTTATAGTGCGGTGTTAAACGGTAAACTCTATGTAACGAATGCGGTTTCTAAAGCTGTAACGGTATATGATGCCGAAACGTTTAGTAAAATCAGTACGATTTCATTAGGCGTAACAGTAGAAAAAATTGTAGCTGTAAGCGGTAAGGTTTATGTTCAGAATGCGGCATTTGGTAGCGGTAATACAATTTCTGTAATTGATGTCAATACGAATACGGTAACGCCGTTAACATTAACGGATGGTGTGAATTCAATGGAAGTTAAAGGAACACAACTTTATGTATTATGCGGAAACCAGAACGAGAGCGTATTGTACACTATTAATACGGCAAATAACCAGATTGCAGCAACCAAAACATTTCCGGCTTCTTTGTCAAATGCCCGTAACATGGATATCGATGGTGATGTAATTTATTTTACCAAAGGTAACGGTGTATATCGTATGAATAGCAATAACACAGTAATTAACGAAACACCGGTTTTTACAGTAGCGGATAATGATTTTTCAACATTTTATGGTTTCGCTGCGATTAACGGACGTATCTATGTTTCGGACGCTAAAGGTTTTGTGAGCCGAAGCTCAGTTACGGTTTATACGAATTCCGGAATGGTTTTAGTACAAAAAGAGACAGGTATAGGAACAAATGGTTTCTATCTCAATAATTAA
- a CDS encoding YncE family protein, translated as MKINKLLGLGLLSALFFASCTDEEIVYKEGPAAVSKGAYEKGILVLNEGNFGAPNAEVSYISSEFPSLFQNTIFNAVNPTKVLGNTAQSIGFNGDLAYIVLNGSNKIEVVNRYTFESVTTIQTGLQNPRYIAFANGKGYVTNWGDAGVATDDYVAVLNLTTNQITGNIGVVEGPEQIIAYNNTLYVAHKGGYSFNDKISVINSSDVVQTTITVGDVPSSMEVSNNELYVLCSGKPAWSGTETTAKLVKVNLATNALAQSLSFAAGEHPGYMDIENGNIYYMKGKDVFKKDPAAATLPTTPVFSATATTVYGFAALNNKFYVGDAINYTDNGKVTVYDTAGTLQKTYTVGVMPNGFYFNN; from the coding sequence ATGAAAATCAACAAATTACTTGGTTTAGGCCTTTTATCAGCTTTGTTCTTTGCGTCATGTACCGATGAGGAAATCGTTTACAAAGAAGGACCGGCAGCGGTATCGAAAGGTGCTTATGAAAAAGGAATCCTGGTACTGAATGAAGGTAACTTCGGAGCTCCGAATGCTGAAGTAAGTTATATCTCTTCAGAATTCCCTTCATTATTTCAAAATACGATTTTTAATGCTGTTAACCCTACAAAAGTATTAGGAAATACAGCTCAGAGTATTGGTTTTAACGGTGACCTGGCGTATATCGTTTTAAACGGAAGCAATAAAATTGAAGTGGTAAACCGTTATACATTCGAAAGTGTAACAACAATTCAAACCGGATTACAAAATCCAAGATATATTGCTTTTGCAAACGGTAAAGGATATGTAACCAACTGGGGTGATGCGGGTGTAGCTACTGATGACTATGTAGCGGTATTAAACCTAACTACAAACCAGATTACAGGTAACATTGGCGTAGTAGAAGGACCGGAACAAATCATTGCGTATAATAACACCTTATATGTAGCACATAAAGGAGGGTATAGCTTTAACGATAAAATTTCAGTAATTAATAGTTCTGATGTTGTTCAGACTACAATTACTGTAGGAGATGTACCGTCTTCAATGGAAGTAAGTAATAACGAATTGTATGTTTTATGTTCCGGAAAACCGGCTTGGTCAGGAACGGAAACAACAGCAAAACTGGTAAAAGTGAATCTTGCAACTAATGCTTTAGCGCAATCATTGAGTTTTGCTGCCGGAGAACACCCCGGATATATGGATATTGAAAACGGAAATATCTATTATATGAAAGGTAAAGATGTATTTAAAAAAGATCCTGCAGCTGCAACGTTACCAACCACTCCGGTTTTTAGCGCAACTGCAACTACAGTTTACGGATTTGCAGCATTAAACAATAAATTCTATGTTGGTGATGCAATCAATTATACTGATAATGGTAAAGTAACCGTTTACGATACAGCGGGTACATTACAAAAAACATACACGGTTGGTGTAATGCCAAACGGATTCTATTTTAACAATTAA
- a CDS encoding iron ABC transporter permease gives MTPANRNKLLFGLLSISLIGLFLINIGTGSVAIPLKEILNSLIGNEVSKKSWEYIILNYRLPKAITAILAGMGLSISGLLMQTLFRNPLAGPYVLGLSSGASLGVAFIILGAGLLPTFLRELVVSSYGIVIASTLGSFSVLLAVLFVSRQLRDTMAILIVGLMFGNFTSAIVGVLTYFSTAEQLQKFTFWSLGSLGNLSWTAIIILFSTVLIGLILSLISIKPLNALLLGENYARSLGINFGKVRFIIIIATSLLAGSITAFAGPIAFVGLAVPHMAKLVFQTSNHAVLFWGTLLLGAAIMLLCDCLSQLPGSEMTLPINAITSLIGAPVVIWLLLRKRKMMN, from the coding sequence TTGACACCTGCCAACCGAAATAAACTACTCTTCGGATTGTTAAGCATCAGTCTTATCGGGCTTTTTCTGATCAATATCGGAACAGGATCTGTTGCCATACCGCTAAAAGAAATTCTGAACAGCCTTATCGGTAATGAAGTCTCAAAAAAATCATGGGAATATATTATTCTCAACTACCGTTTACCGAAAGCGATTACTGCTATTTTAGCCGGAATGGGATTATCAATCAGCGGTTTATTAATGCAAACTTTGTTTCGTAATCCGCTTGCCGGGCCTTATGTTTTGGGTTTAAGTTCCGGAGCCAGTCTGGGCGTTGCTTTTATCATATTAGGCGCCGGATTGCTACCTACATTCTTACGGGAATTGGTCGTATCGTCTTATGGTATTGTGATCGCTTCTACTTTGGGTAGCTTTTCAGTATTGTTGGCCGTTCTGTTTGTATCGCGTCAACTAAGAGATACCATGGCCATACTGATTGTCGGGTTAATGTTCGGTAACTTTACTTCTGCGATCGTGGGCGTACTTACCTATTTCAGTACAGCTGAACAACTACAAAAATTTACATTCTGGTCATTGGGAAGCCTCGGCAATCTTTCCTGGACCGCTATCATTATACTTTTCTCAACGGTTCTTATCGGACTAATATTAAGTCTGATCAGCATTAAACCGTTAAATGCGCTGCTTTTAGGTGAAAATTATGCCCGAAGTCTGGGTATTAATTTCGGTAAAGTTCGTTTTATCATTATTATCGCGACCAGTTTACTTGCCGGTAGTATTACCGCTTTTGCCGGTCCGATCGCTTTTGTAGGTCTCGCAGTTCCGCATATGGCCAAACTGGTATTTCAAACCAGTAATCACGCTGTTTTATTTTGGGGTACTTTATTACTCGGTGCTGCAATTATGCTCTTATGCGACTGCCTTTCACAATTGCCGGGTAGTGAGATGACATTACCGATCAATGCTATCACATCGTTAATCGGTGCGCCGGTAGTAATTTGGTTATTGCTTCGAAAACGTAAAATGATGAACTAA
- a CDS encoding PepSY-associated TM helix domain-containing protein has protein sequence MTKKKNKTFKQWIGKIHLWLGLASGIIVLFLSVTGCIFVFNEEITTWLRRDAIYVTEKAEKTIPVSQLWESTQQQLGERIKSASIGVYNDPDKTWTFRSFKRSDKPDSIFYFGNIDYYQTIYVNPYTGKIQGIYDETTDFFNIVKFLHWSLLLETEIGQPIIGWGTFTFVIMLITGIILWWPKNKAARKQRVWFQWKPTTQWKRKNYDLHNILGFYIASIAVIIAFTGMVWAFTWFQAIVYVAGAGTTTPPDVKTEKSVIAKPGTVSALDTTLAVSREKYPDASAYSYGKPASETDVINVYVQQVSGAYYISHNLQFDQYSGKLLLERDHSEKNFGEKLITANYDIHVGAILGIPGKIIAFIACFICGMLPVTGFLIWYGRNFKKK, from the coding sequence ATGACCAAAAAGAAAAACAAAACTTTTAAACAATGGATCGGAAAAATCCATTTATGGCTGGGATTGGCTTCCGGTATTATTGTACTGTTTCTTTCCGTAACCGGTTGTATCTTTGTTTTTAACGAAGAGATTACAACATGGCTTCGCAGGGACGCTATTTACGTAACCGAAAAAGCCGAAAAAACAATTCCTGTCAGTCAATTATGGGAAAGTACACAACAGCAACTGGGAGAGCGTATAAAAAGTGCTTCCATCGGTGTTTATAATGATCCGGATAAAACCTGGACATTTCGTAGTTTTAAAAGAAGTGACAAACCCGATTCAATCTTTTATTTCGGGAATATTGACTATTACCAGACCATTTATGTAAATCCCTATACCGGAAAGATTCAGGGTATTTATGATGAAACCACCGATTTTTTCAATATTGTAAAATTTCTACACTGGAGTTTGTTATTAGAAACCGAAATCGGACAACCGATTATCGGTTGGGGCACTTTTACGTTTGTGATCATGTTGATCACCGGTATTATTTTGTGGTGGCCCAAAAACAAAGCAGCTCGAAAACAAAGAGTATGGTTCCAATGGAAACCAACGACACAATGGAAGCGTAAAAATTATGATCTGCACAATATTCTCGGTTTTTATATCGCTTCTATTGCAGTAATCATTGCATTTACCGGTATGGTATGGGCTTTTACATGGTTTCAGGCTATTGTATATGTAGCCGGAGCAGGAACGACTACACCTCCGGATGTTAAAACTGAAAAATCTGTTATTGCAAAACCGGGTACTGTTTCCGCTTTGGATACCACTCTGGCGGTTAGCCGTGAAAAATATCCTGATGCGAGTGCTTATAGCTATGGAAAACCGGCAAGTGAAACAGATGTGATCAATGTCTATGTACAACAAGTATCAGGAGCCTATTATATTAGTCACAATTTACAATTTGATCAATATAGCGGTAAGCTTTTACTGGAACGTGATCATAGCGAAAAAAATTTCGGAGAGAAACTGATTACGGCCAATTACGATATTCATGTCGGAGCCATATTAGGAATTCCCGGTAAAATTATTGCTTTTATCGCGTGTTTTATTTGCGGAATGCTTCCGGTTACCGGCTTTTTAATCTGGTACGGAAGAAACTTCAAGAAGAAATAA
- a CDS encoding ABC transporter substrate-binding protein — translation MKKIVLFALLSLGLLTATTGCKKEQSTTEKTVVAGTNNIHYAKGLSIFSYDGYSVVKVTNPWPEAKDGFTYILQEKGGIIPDSLQKYTTISVPVQSIVVTSTTHIPALELLGAENKLVGFPNTDYISSEKTRARIAAKKVAEVGKNESLNTEVMIDLDPEVVVGFSIDSNNKTYAALEKAGLKVVYNGDWTEQTPLGKAEWIKLFGALLGKNKEAETIFNTIRKDYNDAQAIAKNATTHPTVFSGAMYQDTWYLPQGDSWAAVFLKDANANYLWKDSKGTGSASLSFEAVFDKAQNADFWIAPGDYSSIKDLMDANPHYGQFNAMKKKQVYSFALKRGPKGGFMYFELAPTRPDLVLKDMIRIVHPELLPDYQLYFFQKLN, via the coding sequence ATGAAAAAAATCGTGCTATTTGCCCTACTTTCTTTAGGATTATTAACCGCAACAACCGGCTGTAAAAAAGAACAGTCAACTACCGAAAAAACTGTTGTTGCCGGAACAAACAATATTCATTATGCCAAAGGACTTTCCATTTTTAGTTATGACGGATACAGTGTCGTAAAAGTGACGAATCCATGGCCGGAAGCAAAAGACGGTTTTACTTATATCTTACAGGAAAAAGGAGGAATTATCCCGGATAGTCTTCAAAAATATACGACCATTTCAGTACCGGTACAATCGATCGTAGTTACCTCAACCACTCATATTCCGGCATTGGAATTATTAGGCGCTGAAAACAAACTGGTTGGTTTCCCGAACACGGATTATATTTCTTCTGAAAAAACCCGCGCCCGGATTGCTGCCAAAAAAGTCGCTGAAGTAGGCAAAAACGAAAGCCTGAACACCGAAGTTATGATTGATCTGGATCCCGAAGTGGTTGTAGGTTTTAGCATTGACAGTAACAATAAAACATATGCTGCACTTGAAAAAGCCGGTTTAAAAGTGGTTTACAACGGTGATTGGACCGAGCAAACGCCACTGGGCAAAGCCGAATGGATCAAATTATTCGGGGCCTTACTGGGTAAAAATAAAGAAGCGGAAACGATTTTCAATACGATCCGAAAAGATTATAATGACGCGCAGGCTATTGCCAAAAATGCGACAACACATCCGACGGTTTTTAGCGGAGCGATGTATCAGGATACCTGGTATTTACCGCAAGGTGATAGTTGGGCCGCTGTTTTCCTGAAAGATGCTAATGCCAACTATTTATGGAAGGATTCTAAAGGAACCGGAAGTGCCTCCTTATCGTTTGAAGCGGTTTTTGACAAAGCTCAAAATGCTGATTTCTGGATTGCTCCCGGTGATTATTCTTCTATTAAAGATTTAATGGATGCCAACCCGCATTACGGACAATTTAATGCCATGAAAAAGAAACAGGTTTATTCCTTTGCTTTAAAAAGAGGACCAAAAGGCGGTTTTATGTATTTTGAATTGGCTCCTACCCGTCCTGACTTGGTATTAAAAGATATGATCCGTATTGTACATCCGGAATTATTACCGGATTATCAATTGTATTTTTTCCAAAAACTGAATTAA
- a CDS encoding T9SS type A sorting domain-containing protein, which yields MKRILLIASLGLTTIIQAQSYAPPAGVEGSTAIAASSSQFVGWATAATVVRGPQDIINPTGALANAGSPEYATGAADGSGIVSLGDGGSAVLTFATPIANGPGFDFAVFENGFSDTFLELAFVEVSSDGVNFFRFPAHSETQTATQVGGFGSVDCRYINNLAGKYKASFGTPFDLSDIPDSPLLNKDRITHVKVIDVIGTIDPQYASRDSFGNIVNDPYPTPFGSGGFDLDAVGVINQAVLGTKDFVTEEFSIYPNPARDIVYINSEKEASIVIYDLYGRQVKTVAKGNHKQISVSDLTSGTYLITLEAEAKKEVKKLIIK from the coding sequence ATGAAGCGAATACTACTTATTGCCTCTTTAGGACTAACAACAATTATACAAGCACAATCTTATGCACCGCCGGCAGGAGTAGAAGGATCTACGGCAATTGCGGCGAGTAGCTCACAATTTGTAGGATGGGCAACAGCGGCTACAGTTGTACGCGGACCGCAAGATATTATTAATCCTACAGGAGCATTGGCGAATGCAGGTTCACCTGAGTATGCAACCGGAGCTGCTGATGGTAGCGGAATTGTAAGTCTTGGAGATGGCGGAAGTGCGGTATTAACATTTGCCACACCGATCGCAAACGGACCCGGATTTGATTTCGCTGTTTTTGAAAACGGTTTTTCTGATACCTTTTTGGAATTGGCCTTTGTAGAAGTAAGTTCCGATGGCGTGAATTTTTTCCGTTTCCCGGCACATAGTGAAACACAAACTGCAACACAAGTTGGCGGTTTCGGTAGTGTAGACTGTCGTTATATTAATAATCTGGCAGGAAAATATAAAGCAAGTTTTGGTACGCCGTTCGACTTGTCAGATATTCCGGATAGTCCTTTATTGAATAAAGATCGGATAACTCATGTTAAAGTGATTGACGTTATCGGTACTATCGATCCGCAGTATGCTTCACGTGATAGTTTCGGAAATATCGTAAATGATCCGTATCCGACACCTTTCGGATCAGGAGGTTTCGATCTTGATGCAGTTGGAGTGATCAATCAGGCTGTTTTAGGAACAAAAGATTTTGTAACCGAAGAATTCAGTATCTACCCGAATCCGGCTCGTGATATCGTTTATATCAACTCAGAAAAAGAGGCAAGTATCGTAATCTACGATTTATACGGACGTCAGGTTAAAACAGTTGCAAAAGGGAATCATAAACAAATTTCAGTATCCGATCTAACATCAGGAACTTATTTAATTACTTTGGAAGCCGAAGCTAAAAAAGAAGTTAAAAAGCTGATTATTAAATAG
- a CDS encoding ABC transporter ATP-binding protein: protein MEVPKNNILVTSDLSIGYKSKKAATVIAEQLHLEFPLGKLITLIGSNGIGKSTLLRTITGIQKPLKGNVLLNQKNINSYEPVELAQHLSVVLTEKLPPSNLTVFELVALGRQPYTNWLGTLSDLDTIKVKEALELSQITHLADKRHYEISDGQLQKVLVARALAQDTPLIILDEPTTHLDLLHKVTLYQLLKRLAHETGKCILFSSHDIDLAIQLSDEMIVMLPGEVLQDTPCNFIANHTFDRLFKDENIVFDSEKGKFIIR, encoded by the coding sequence ATGGAAGTGCCAAAAAACAACATATTAGTGACATCCGACTTAAGTATCGGTTATAAATCCAAAAAGGCCGCAACGGTTATCGCCGAGCAGTTACATCTGGAATTTCCGTTAGGAAAACTGATCACATTAATCGGTAGTAACGGAATTGGTAAATCGACCTTATTGCGAACCATTACCGGAATACAAAAACCGCTAAAAGGTAACGTTTTACTGAATCAGAAGAACATTAACAGCTATGAACCGGTTGAACTGGCACAACATTTAAGTGTTGTACTGACTGAAAAATTACCTCCGAGCAATCTTACCGTCTTTGAATTAGTTGCACTCGGTCGACAGCCTTATACCAACTGGTTGGGCACCTTATCCGATCTCGATACGATTAAAGTAAAAGAAGCATTGGAACTAAGCCAAATTACCCATTTGGCAGATAAAAGACATTATGAAATCAGTGACGGACAATTACAAAAAGTATTAGTTGCCCGCGCATTGGCTCAGGATACACCGCTTATCATTCTGGATGAACCTACAACCCATCTGGACTTGTTACACAAAGTAACTTTATATCAATTATTAAAACGACTGGCGCATGAAACCGGTAAGTGCATTTTGTTTTCCTCTCACGATATTGATTTAGCAATTCAATTAAGCGATGAAATGATTGTAATGTTACCCGGTGAAGTATTACAGGATACGCCTTGCAATTTTATCGCCAATCATACTTTCGATCGCTTATTCAAAGATGAAAATATTGTTTTTGACAGTGAAAAAGGGAAGTTCATCATTCGTTAA
- a CDS encoding RNA polymerase sigma factor, with protein MNQQEFIKLISPFKDKLFRMAKRLLVSTEEAEDATQEVLVKLWKNNEVLSKYNSVEAFAMTMTKNYCLDQLKSKRASNLQIVHNNYSDGTASVQKQLEDRDSWNWVEKIMQDLPEQQRLILQLREVEEYEFSEIAKIMDMNETAVRVALSRARKIIREQLVKKHNYGIQFNG; from the coding sequence ATGAATCAACAGGAGTTTATCAAGTTAATTTCTCCTTTTAAAGACAAACTGTTCCGGATGGCGAAACGTTTGCTAGTGAGTACTGAAGAGGCTGAAGATGCCACTCAGGAAGTTTTGGTGAAATTATGGAAAAACAACGAAGTGCTGTCTAAATATAATAGTGTAGAAGCTTTTGCAATGACAATGACTAAAAATTATTGTCTGGATCAGTTAAAATCAAAAAGGGCATCCAATTTGCAGATTGTACATAATAATTATTCCGACGGAACGGCAAGTGTTCAGAAACAACTGGAAGACCGGGATAGTTGGAATTGGGTAGAAAAAATAATGCAGGATTTACCCGAACAACAACGTTTGATTCTTCAGTTAAGGGAAGTGGAAGAATATGAATTCTCCGAGATAGCTAAAATTATGGACATGAATGAAACGGCAGTGCGAGTGGCGTTATCGAGAGCAAGAAAAATAATAAGAGAACAATTGGTTAAAAAACACAATTATGGAATTCAATTCAATGGATAA
- a CDS encoding DUF4252 domain-containing protein yields MKKIGILLAALSLSLAGCESKPSLQKYFVENSEKKEFIAVDVSPSILNTDKVTLSAEEKEALESFKKMNVLAFKADAKNEKEFEAERTKVKEILKDEEYQELIKVGNGKEGGAIYFVGDTDHVSEFVLYGSKKENGFAVVRILGENMNPNHVMSLLGLLKKGNIDMEQLKPLQQLMVKP; encoded by the coding sequence ATGAAAAAAATAGGAATCCTGTTAGCTGCACTTTCGTTATCGCTGGCCGGTTGTGAAAGTAAACCGAGTTTACAAAAGTATTTTGTAGAAAATTCGGAAAAGAAAGAATTTATAGCTGTTGATGTCTCGCCTAGTATTCTTAATACGGATAAAGTAACATTGTCGGCTGAAGAAAAAGAAGCTTTAGAATCCTTTAAAAAAATGAATGTATTGGCATTTAAAGCAGATGCTAAAAATGAAAAAGAGTTTGAAGCTGAACGAACAAAAGTAAAAGAGATTCTTAAAGATGAAGAGTATCAGGAACTGATTAAAGTAGGAAACGGAAAAGAAGGCGGAGCTATCTATTTTGTCGGAGATACCGATCATGTTAGTGAGTTTGTTCTTTATGGAAGTAAAAAAGAAAACGGATTTGCTGTAGTTCGTATCCTGGGAGAGAATATGAATCCGAATCATGTAATGTCTCTTTTGGGCTTACTGAAAAAAGGTAATATCGATATGGAACAACTTAAACCGTTACAACAGTTAATGGTTAAACCATAA
- a CDS encoding DUF4252 domain-containing protein produces the protein MKTIVKKIVVAIALIIMPSMVFAQSPFEKFADQDDVTSVVVNKKMFEMMSKVKMDTSDKQTQVYISLLKKLDNLKVYTTNSAKPASEMKSSVAAYLKANPLEELMRVNDNGKNVKIYVKSGATSSQIKELLMYIEGGSGKGNETVLMSLTGNFDLDEIAALTEKMKLPGGESLKKASQK, from the coding sequence ATGAAAACGATAGTAAAGAAAATAGTAGTAGCAATTGCCTTAATAATAATGCCAAGTATGGTTTTTGCACAATCGCCTTTTGAAAAATTTGCCGACCAGGATGATGTAACATCTGTAGTAGTAAATAAGAAAATGTTCGAAATGATGAGTAAGGTGAAGATGGATACATCGGACAAACAAACTCAGGTTTATATCAGTTTGTTAAAAAAACTGGATAACCTTAAAGTGTATACGACTAACAGTGCCAAACCCGCTTCGGAAATGAAAAGCAGTGTGGCGGCTTATTTAAAAGCAAACCCTTTGGAAGAATTAATGCGTGTAAACGATAACGGTAAAAACGTAAAAATTTATGTAAAATCAGGAGCTACAAGCAGTCAGATTAAAGAGTTGCTGATGTATATCGAAGGAGGAAGCGGTAAAGGAAATGAAACCGTGCTAATGTCATTAACCGGTAACTTTGATCTGGATGAGATTGCAGCCTTAACAGAAAAAATGAAACTTCCGGGTGGTGAGTCTTTAAAAAAAGCATCACAGAAATAA